Proteins encoded by one window of Rouxiella chamberiensis:
- the rho gene encoding transcription termination factor Rho, producing MNLTELKNTPVSELIALGENMGLENQARMRKQDIIFSILKQHAKSGEDIFGDGVLEILQDGFGFLRSGDSSYLAGPDDIYVSPSQIRRFNLRTGDTISGKIRPPKEGERYFALLKVNEVNYDKPENARNKILFENLTPLHANSRLRMERGNGSTEDLTARVLDLASPIGRGQRGLIVAPPKAGKTMLLQNIAQSIAYNHPDCVLMVLLIDERPEEVTEMQRLVKGEVIASTFDEPASRHVQVAEMVIEKAKRLVEHKKDVIILLDSITRLARAYNTVVPASGKVLTGGVDANALHRPKRFFGAARNVEEGGSLTIIATALVDTGSKMDEVIYEEFKGTGNMELHLARKIAEKRVFPAIDYNRSGTRKEELLTSSEELQKMWILRKIIHPMGEIDAMEFLINKLAMTKTNDEFFDMMKRS from the coding sequence ATGAATCTTACCGAATTAAAGAATACGCCGGTCTCTGAGCTGATTGCCCTCGGCGAAAATATGGGGCTGGAAAACCAGGCCCGCATGCGTAAGCAAGACATCATCTTTTCAATCCTGAAGCAGCACGCCAAGAGCGGAGAAGATATCTTCGGTGACGGTGTTCTGGAGATACTGCAGGACGGATTCGGTTTCCTCCGCTCGGGTGACAGCTCCTACCTCGCCGGTCCAGATGATATCTACGTTTCTCCTAGTCAAATCCGCCGCTTCAACCTCCGTACCGGTGATACCATTTCAGGTAAAATCCGACCGCCAAAAGAAGGCGAGCGCTATTTCGCGCTGTTGAAAGTCAACGAAGTCAACTACGACAAACCAGAAAACGCCCGTAACAAAATCCTGTTTGAAAACCTTACCCCACTGCATGCCAACTCGCGTCTGCGCATGGAACGCGGTAACGGTTCTACCGAAGACCTCACCGCTCGCGTACTCGACCTGGCCTCGCCAATTGGTCGTGGTCAGCGTGGTCTGATTGTGGCACCGCCGAAAGCCGGTAAAACCATGCTGCTGCAAAACATCGCCCAGAGCATTGCCTACAATCACCCTGACTGCGTGCTGATGGTGCTGCTTATCGACGAACGTCCGGAAGAAGTGACCGAGATGCAGCGTCTGGTTAAAGGTGAAGTTATCGCTTCTACCTTCGACGAGCCGGCATCGCGTCACGTGCAGGTTGCCGAGATGGTTATCGAGAAAGCCAAGCGTCTGGTCGAGCACAAGAAAGACGTTATCATCCTTCTGGACTCCATCACTCGTCTGGCGCGTGCCTACAACACCGTTGTGCCTGCGTCGGGTAAAGTGCTGACCGGTGGTGTTGATGCCAACGCCCTGCACCGTCCAAAACGCTTCTTCGGTGCGGCACGTAACGTGGAAGAGGGCGGCAGCCTGACCATCATCGCTACGGCGCTGGTCGACACCGGCTCCAAAATGGATGAAGTCATCTACGAAGAGTTTAAAGGTACAGGTAACATGGAATTGCATCTGGCGCGTAAAATCGCCGAGAAGCGCGTATTCCCGGCTATCGACTACAACCGTTCCGGTACCCGAAAGGAAGAGTTGCTGACATCTTCCGAAGAACTGCAAAAAATGTGGATCCTGCGCAAGATTATTCACCCAATGGGCGAAATCGATGCGATGGAGTTCCTCATCAATAAATTGGCAATGACCAAAACTAATGACGAGTTCTTCGACATGATGAAACGTTCGTAA
- the trxA gene encoding thioredoxin TrxA, giving the protein MSDKIIHLSDDSFDAEVLKADGLVLVDFWAEWCGPCKMIAPILDEIAVEFEGKLTVAKLNIDENPGTAPKYGIRGIPTLLLFKDGEVAATKVGALSKGQLKEFLNANL; this is encoded by the coding sequence ATGAGCGATAAAATTATTCACCTTTCTGATGACAGTTTCGATGCAGAAGTACTGAAAGCCGATGGACTGGTGCTGGTCGATTTCTGGGCAGAATGGTGTGGTCCTTGCAAGATGATTGCTCCGATCCTGGACGAGATCGCTGTCGAGTTCGAAGGCAAGCTGACTGTTGCCAAACTGAACATCGACGAAAACCCGGGCACCGCACCTAAATACGGTATCCGCGGCATCCCGACCCTGCTGTTGTTCAAGGACGGCGAAGTGGCGGCGACCAAGGTCGGCGCACTGTCCAAAGGTCAGTTGAAAGAGTTCCTCAACGCCAACCTGTAA
- the gppA gene encoding guanosine-5'-triphosphate,3'-diphosphate diphosphatase has translation MLSSTSLYAAIDLGSNSFHMLVVREVAGSIQTLARIKRKVRLAAGLDKNSHLSAEAMQRGWQCLKLFSERLQDIPREQIRVVATATLRLAKNADAFLAVAEQILGCEIQVISGEEEARLIYHGVAHTTGGPDQRLVVDIGGGSTELVTGTGAQANSLFSLSMGCVTWLERYFSDRSLARENFEQAEQAAIEMILPVAPELIAKGWQVCVGASGTVQALQEIMVAQGMDERITLSKLQQLKQRAIQCGKLEELEIEGLTLERALVFPSGLSILIAIFKTLNIESMMLAGGALREGLVYGMLHLPVEQDIRQRTLHNLQRRYLLDVEQANRVAALAENFSQQVSSTWQLDARARELLTSACLIHEIGLSVDFKQAQNHAAYLIRHLDLPGFTPAQKKLLATLLQNQSSNLDLPLLNQQNALPPRQAERLCRIMRLAIIFASRRRDDTLPAVRLRANDDELNVLVPTGWLEQHPLRAEELEQESHWQSYVHWPLYIEEASK, from the coding sequence ATGCTGAGTTCCACCTCACTTTATGCAGCGATCGATCTGGGCTCCAACAGCTTTCATATGCTGGTGGTCCGTGAGGTGGCAGGCAGTATTCAAACGCTGGCCAGAATCAAACGTAAAGTGCGTCTGGCTGCCGGACTGGATAAAAACAGTCATCTCTCTGCGGAAGCCATGCAGCGCGGATGGCAGTGCCTGAAGTTATTTTCCGAACGTTTACAGGATATTCCGCGCGAACAAATTCGCGTGGTGGCGACGGCAACGCTGCGTCTGGCGAAAAATGCCGATGCGTTTCTTGCAGTGGCCGAACAGATCCTGGGCTGTGAAATTCAGGTGATTAGCGGAGAAGAAGAAGCGCGGCTGATCTACCACGGTGTCGCTCATACTACCGGCGGTCCCGATCAGCGTCTGGTCGTCGACATTGGCGGCGGCAGCACCGAGCTGGTAACCGGCACGGGTGCGCAGGCCAACTCGCTGTTTAGCCTATCCATGGGCTGTGTCACCTGGCTCGAACGTTATTTCTCCGACCGCAGTCTGGCCCGGGAGAACTTCGAGCAGGCCGAGCAGGCCGCCATCGAGATGATTCTGCCCGTTGCACCCGAACTGATTGCCAAGGGTTGGCAGGTTTGCGTCGGCGCGTCCGGCACCGTTCAGGCGTTGCAGGAAATCATGGTCGCGCAGGGCATGGACGAGCGGATCACCTTGTCCAAACTGCAACAGCTTAAACAGCGCGCCATTCAGTGCGGCAAGCTCGAAGAGCTGGAAATCGAAGGTCTGACGCTGGAACGTGCGCTGGTTTTCCCGAGCGGACTGTCGATTCTCATCGCCATCTTCAAGACGCTGAACATCGAATCGATGATGCTGGCAGGCGGCGCGCTGCGCGAAGGTCTGGTGTACGGCATGCTGCATCTGCCGGTGGAACAGGATATTCGTCAACGCACGCTGCACAATCTGCAACGCCGTTATCTGCTCGACGTCGAGCAGGCAAACCGCGTGGCGGCACTGGCCGAAAACTTTTCGCAGCAGGTTTCGAGCACCTGGCAACTGGATGCTCGCGCCCGCGAGTTGCTGACCAGCGCCTGCCTGATTCATGAAATCGGGCTGAGTGTCGATTTCAAACAGGCGCAGAACCATGCCGCCTACCTGATTCGCCATCTCGATTTGCCGGGCTTTACGCCTGCGCAGAAAAAACTGCTGGCCACGCTGCTGCAAAACCAGAGCAGCAATCTTGATTTGCCGTTGCTGAATCAGCAAAACGCGCTGCCGCCACGTCAGGCGGAGCGCCTTTGTCGCATCATGCGTCTGGCGATTATCTTTGCCAGCCGCCGTCGCGACGACACGTTGCCTGCGGTTCGGCTGCGCGCCAACGACGACGAGTTGAACGTGCTGGTACCGACCGGATGGCTGGAGCAGCATCCTTTGCGGGCCGAAGAGCTGGAACAGGAAAGCCATTGGCAAAGTTACGTGCATTGGCCGCTGTATATCGAAGAAGCCAGCAAATAG